CGAGGTGAGCGTGGGTGAGAAAGACCGCGGTGAGATACTCGTCGTCGCCGAGCAGCGCCTCCACGTCGACGCCGGTTCCCGAGTCGAACAGGACGCACGCGGTCTGTCCGCCGACGCCGTCGTCCTCGAACCGGAGGAGGTAGGACTCGCTTCCGTGTTTCGGGTTCGCCACCTGATAGCTGACCCTCATCGGGGGGGACTTCCCTCCGCCCTCCCGGTTCGGCGACGATGATACATGACGTACGATTCGCGTCTCCGGAATAAAGGATTACTGGCAGTATTTGTCAAAAGATATTCCAGAGCGGCCGACTAGTCGGGGTCAGACGGCGAAATTTGGACCGACGAACGCTTCGCCGGAGAGGTCGACCAGTCGGTGGTTCGGCGTCTTCGCCGGCGTCCTCTGGCGTCCTCCGGCGTCACTCCCGACTGTACGTGACGGTCCGGCCCCAACTGCTGATCTTGCCCCAGAGGCCCGAGCGCATGCACTCGAGTTCGACGATCTGGGAGTTGTCGACGAACAGGTTGACGTTCGGCCCGAAGTTCTTGATGTACCACTCGAACATCTCCGGGCCGGGCGCCTCGAACACCAGGTTCTCGATGCCCAGTTCGTTTGCAATCTGGTAGGCGACGTCGGTGCGCCACTCCTTGACCTCCTCGGTGATACCCTCGGCTTCGACCATCAGCAGGTCGGCGCCCGCCTCCAGGTGGCGCCTGCCCTCTTCGATGGCCTGCTCGGGGCTCTGCTGGCCGCCGCGCTCCAGTTCCTCGGGGTCGGAGGCGCCGCCCGCGCCGAACTGGACGTTGATTTCGGGTTTGGGTTTGACGTCGTACTCCTGGACCATCTCGGTCAGCGCCACCATGTCGTCGGTGCCGGTCGCGAGGAACCCGCTGGAGATCTCGACGATATCGAAACCGAGGTTCTCCGCCTCCTCGACGTACCGCTCGACCTTGTCGTGGTCGCGGACGAGGACGTTCTCGATGAACCCGCCGGTCGACACGCGCACGTCGTGTTCGTGGCAGACGTCGATGAGTTCGCGGACGGCGTCCTCGGGCATCAGCGCGAACGATCCGCCGCTGAACTTGTAGATGTCGACGTACCGGCCCATCGTTTCGAGGATGTCGCGCAGTTCCCTCGGCCCCATCGGGTCGTAGTACGGCCCGCGAATCTCGGTGATTCCCTTCTCTCTCGGTTTCTCGGGTCGGTCGTTGTGGTGCAGGAAGTCGAATGCTCTGTCTGCCATGGAAACCCTCGACCGGGCTACGACGAACTGGTACAAAGGCGTTTGGCGGTCCCGGGAACCCTCGACGGCCGGAAGTCGAGCCGGCCGTCGAGGGTTCCCGGGACCGCACGCCGACCGACGAGCGCGGTTCCGAACGACCCCAACGTTTATGATGAATACCGAACAATTCAGGGTCAGGTCGTATGGAGACCGTTTTCTGCTTCCGTTGACCGGGTTCGCGTCCGCGGCGACGAGTCGGCCGTGAGTCGGTCGGTACCGTGCCGCCGATAGAGCGTATTTCGCGCAGCGCCGGCGTTCTACACTCGGCGAAGCGCCGCGTTCGCTCGCGGGCACCCCGCCCGCGAGCGACGACTCGCTCACCTCGGACGACTCGCCCGCGGGCGCAATCCGGTCCGGTCGTCGTTTCGGTCGCGCGAACGCGCCGTCCGCCGCGAGGTCGTCGACCTCGCGGCGGACGGCGCGTTCGCTTCGTTTGGATTCGGTCGGGGCAGCGACGAGCAGACGCCACCACTCACACATCACGATGCAATCAACAGACGCAGTACTCGCAAAGCGGGCCGACGACGGCCCGGCGGACACCGACGAAATCCGGGCGCTCGCCGAGGCGGCGGGCTACTCGGTCGTCGGCGAAGTGACCCAGACCCGCGCCGAACACCCCGGTCTCCAGTTCGGACCCGGAAAGGCCGACGAACTGGCGGCGACCGTCGCCGCGACCGGTGCCACGACGGTCGTGTTCGACAACGAACTCACGCCGACCCAGACGTGCGAACTCGCCGCGCGGTGTCCCGACGGCACTGCGGTCGTCGACCGCTACCGCCTCGTCCTCGACATCTTCGAGGAGCAAGCCGGGAGCAAACGGGCGACGCTCCAGGCAGAGCGCGCCAAACTGGCGTGGGACCTCCCGCGCATCCGGGAGTCCGACGACGAGCAGGCGATGAACCGCTTCACCGAGTCGGGGACGCGCTACTACGACGTTCGGGACCGCATCGACGAACTCACCCGCAAACTGGACGACCTCGCCGACGACGCCGCGGCCCGTCGCGAGCGCAGGCGGGAGGAAGGCTTCGAGTTCGTCGCGCTGGTCGGCTACACCAACGCCGGAAAGTCGACGCTGTTGCACCGCCTCGCCGACGACCTCGACTTCGCCGAACGCGAGGCCGACCACGCCGACTTCTCGGCCACCGCCGAAATCGAGGACCGACTGTTCAAGACGCTCGAAACCACGACCCGGCGGGCGACCGTCGGCGGCCACCGGACGCTGGCGACCGACACCGTGGGGTTCGTCGACGACGTGCCCACCGAACTGGTCGAGTCGTTCCACGGGACGCTCTCGGCGACCCACGACGCCGACTGCGTCGCGCTGGTCGTCGACGCCGCCGACCCGCCGGCCGAACTCCGCCGAAAGCTCGAAACCTGCCTCGACCTCCTCGGCGACGAGGGAGCGGCTCCGGAGAACGCCCTCACGGTCTTCAACAAGGTCGACCTGCTCGACGCCGACGAACTCCGGGCCAGGGCCGACGCCGTCGCCGACCTCGCGCCCGACCCCGTGGCGGTCAGCGCGACCGAGGGCGACGGACTCGACGCCCTCCGGGACCGAATCGCGACAGTGCTCCCCGACCTCCGGGAGGCGACCCTCGAACTGCCGAACGACGGCGAGGCGATGAGTCTCGTGTCGTGGCTCTACGACCGCGCCGACGTCGAGGACGTGACCTACGCCGACGACGTCGTGCGAATCGAGTTCGCGGGCGAGGCGTCGGTGGTCGAGCGAGCGGAGGCGAAAGCCGCGGGACTCCGTTCCTCGGCCCGCTGACGCTCGCGCCCGGCCGACCTTTCGGGGGACGTGCCGCTCGTCACCCGTCGTGCTCGGCCTCGACCACCAGCACCCGCAGGTCGTCGACGTTCGTCCCGGTCGGGCCGGTCCGAATCGGACACCCCGCGTCGGCCAGCGCCGAGAGCGCGTCGTTGTCGGCGAGCGCCGCGCGCGCGGCGCCCGCCGACAACGACATGCCGTCCGAGTCGATTCGCCCGCCGACCGTTCCGGCGTCGACTATCGCGCCCGCGACGTCGGTTCCGCCGTCCCGTCCGTCGGTGTCGACGCTGGCGAGGACGACCTCGCCGACGCCGAGTTCGAGCGCGGCAGAGAGTGCGAACTCCAGGTTGGGGCCGCCCTCCCCGTCGCCACGGACCGTCACCGTGGTTTCGCCGCCCGAGAGGACGACCGCGGGCGGTTCGACCGGGTCGCCGGTGGCCAGCGACTCCTCGGCCACGGCGACGTGGGTCTTCGCGGCCTCGCGGGCCTCCCCGCGAATCCGCGAGGAGAGTATTAGGGACGCGTAACTGCGCTCGCTGGCGACGTCGGCCGCGGCGTCGAGCGCCGTCTTCCCGTCGGCGAGAACGTGGACCGCGACGCGCTCGAACGCTCGGTCGTCCGGCTTCGGCGTTTCCGCGACTTCGCCGCGGTGCCCGCGGCGAAGTCGGTCGCGCGCGGCGGCGGGTGCGTCGACGTCGTAGCGGTCGAGCACGTCCAGCGCGTCGGCGAAGGTCGTCTCGTCGGGCGAGAGCGGCCCGCTGGCGATGGTCCCGAGGTCGTTCCCCACCACGTCGCTCAGCGCGACACCGACGACCGTCGCCGGCGCGGCGCGCGCGGCGAGTCGGCCGCCCTTCAGTGCCGAGAGGTGCTTTCGGACCGCGTTGACCTCGTCGATGGTCGCACCGCTCTCCAGCAGGTCGGCGGTGGTCGCCCGCAGGTCGGCCAGCGAGACGCCCTCGGCGGGCGCGGGCAACAGCGCGCTCCCGCCGCCCGTGATGGCGGCCAGCACCAGCGTCTCCTCGTCGGCGTCGTCGGCGAGTTCGAGGACGCGGCGCGCGCTCGCGACGCCGCGCTCGCTCGGAATCGGGTGGTCGCCTTCCAGCACCTCGATTCGGTTGCAGTCGCGAGCGTCGGCCGAGTCGGCGTCGTCGACCGCGACCGCGCCGCGGTCGACGCGGTCGCCGAGGAGCGCTTCGAGTTCGGCCGCCACGCCGGCGGCGGCCTTGCCGCCGCCGAGAACGACGACCGACTCGTAGTC
This genomic window from Halorussus vallis contains:
- a CDS encoding phosphosulfolactate synthase; protein product: MADRAFDFLHHNDRPEKPREKGITEIRGPYYDPMGPRELRDILETMGRYVDIYKFSGGSFALMPEDAVRELIDVCHEHDVRVSTGGFIENVLVRDHDKVERYVEEAENLGFDIVEISSGFLATGTDDMVALTEMVQEYDVKPKPEINVQFGAGGASDPEELERGGQQSPEQAIEEGRRHLEAGADLLMVEAEGITEEVKEWRTDVAYQIANELGIENLVFEAPGPEMFEWYIKNFGPNVNLFVDNSQIVELECMRSGLWGKISSWGRTVTYSRE
- the hflX gene encoding GTPase HflX produces the protein MQSTDAVLAKRADDGPADTDEIRALAEAAGYSVVGEVTQTRAEHPGLQFGPGKADELAATVAATGATTVVFDNELTPTQTCELAARCPDGTAVVDRYRLVLDIFEEQAGSKRATLQAERAKLAWDLPRIRESDDEQAMNRFTESGTRYYDVRDRIDELTRKLDDLADDAAARRERRREEGFEFVALVGYTNAGKSTLLHRLADDLDFAEREADHADFSATAEIEDRLFKTLETTTRRATVGGHRTLATDTVGFVDDVPTELVESFHGTLSATHDADCVALVVDAADPPAELRRKLETCLDLLGDEGAAPENALTVFNKVDLLDADELRARADAVADLAPDPVAVSATEGDGLDALRDRIATVLPDLREATLELPNDGEAMSLVSWLYDRADVEDVTYADDVVRIEFAGEASVVERAEAKAAGLRSSAR
- a CDS encoding glycerate kinase type-2 family protein; amino-acid sequence: MIRNREDLATTPARDLALACVEAGVAAARPRTVVAASVSLADETLTVAGEAYDLGDYESVVVLGGGKAAAGVAAELEALLGDRVDRGAVAVDDADSADARDCNRIEVLEGDHPIPSERGVASARRVLELADDADEETLVLAAITGGGSALLPAPAEGVSLADLRATTADLLESGATIDEVNAVRKHLSALKGGRLAARAAPATVVGVALSDVVGNDLGTIASGPLSPDETTFADALDVLDRYDVDAPAAARDRLRRGHRGEVAETPKPDDRAFERVAVHVLADGKTALDAAADVASERSYASLILSSRIRGEAREAAKTHVAVAEESLATGDPVEPPAVVLSGGETTVTVRGDGEGGPNLEFALSAALELGVGEVVLASVDTDGRDGGTDVAGAIVDAGTVGGRIDSDGMSLSAGAARAALADNDALSALADAGCPIRTGPTGTNVDDLRVLVVEAEHDG